A region of Sulfuricella denitrificans skB26 DNA encodes the following proteins:
- a CDS encoding DUF6701 domain-containing protein, whose product MQMQDATINANNDDGYGDGTTGDLVGKGATSVGKSGLYEYAVASGLSGSTLTLTCGTSNAYTSGGQSRFQVIRVPVYTNYTLGSITAQAWNGSTGGVLAFDVTGVLTLNSATVSVDGMGFRGGAARGSTTGSGAYTDYRTLVTNLANGTKGEGIAGTPYYVFTAPGTLTNTGVDGYPNGSFARGAPGNAGGGGTDRHPSANDENSGGGGGANGGSGGIGGIGWCAAFTTTAPYYGCGYAALASAANPAGSTGGFGGGSVSSIGAARLTLGGGGGSGTTNNSTGSLGALSSSGAAGGGIIMIRAGSMTGSAIFNASGSNGDSTVGNDGSGGGGAGGMVLINAASGIGGVTINVKGGIGGSNLVPPGSTSTPHGPGGGGGGGYAITSATPAACNNGGGVNGVTYNNGALFGAYGAMPGGSGSCTATLTAAQIPGAPIGPVSPCSAISHYAISPNGNGVTCQPEAVTITPHSAVHAAMTATNTTTISLSATLGPGNGGAAAKGNWTAPSGTLGTFTAGAADSGTATYTFPSAGASGVILNYQNTWGQTVNFNVSDGTATERSGTASADTPYDPDMSWTTAGFRFVDASNAAIGAQTAGVTSGTYYLQPVQSSCATAGAPCAGVCADLTKNGPFANGTTTTIDLAYACTDPVTCSCTSAPATCVSNALPTLTVTNNASNYYVQGNSGSVSGYIQVPLKFATAPAGVCSGATPCAAAPFTFNFTDVGEITLNARYNVAPGGGGAGTSVGNPLQMKGISAPFVVKPYDFSIIPCTSATPCLIGPADPGLTGGGGIFIKAGNPFNATITARGFGGTATPNFGLGTAKGTETVTLTRTLMAPAAGSSGTLTGTGATTPLYRSSFINGVASVSNLAWDEVGVITLTAVNSTFLGQVLSTAATSGNVGRFIPDHFGLTGSVVTRSDLQSSEGQAVPFTYMDEPMKLTLLVTAYSAGDSVTQNYIGNFAKLDAAVLGTGGDWFNTGCAASTQCMGLGAVNGTTGLSGRLSIVGAGAYAGVGAPTSSWAAGVGTFTAHVKLNRNSTPDGPYQLLKFGAMPRDSEGVTLPGPASADTHKVNLDATAGNTLASNPDGTNERKLLFATDVRFGRLWMGNAYGPEQRDLSIPFEAQYWNGNTFIKNTADSLTRIAKANIGLGNHQPSGFSSSVDLTHIPAGPFLVASGSGSLTLVKPSGSPLSGSVDIVFDLGSTVTTNTSWVSSQPPTAGANMGYLRGKWSGTAYDRDPTSRATFGIFGSSSKKGPIYLRENY is encoded by the coding sequence ATGCAGATGCAGGATGCCACCATTAATGCTAACAATGATGACGGTTATGGCGATGGCACGACCGGCGATCTTGTGGGTAAAGGCGCGACGAGCGTGGGCAAGTCAGGGTTGTATGAGTATGCGGTTGCCTCCGGATTGTCGGGCAGCACGTTGACGCTGACCTGTGGCACAAGCAATGCCTACACAAGCGGTGGGCAAAGCCGTTTTCAGGTGATTCGCGTACCCGTTTATACAAACTACACGCTCGGCTCGATCACGGCCCAGGCATGGAATGGCAGTACGGGCGGCGTGCTGGCGTTTGATGTAACCGGGGTGCTCACGCTGAACTCGGCAACTGTGAGCGTGGACGGCATGGGCTTCCGCGGTGGTGCTGCGCGCGGCTCTACCACGGGTTCGGGAGCCTATACGGATTACCGCACGCTGGTGACGAATCTTGCCAATGGAACGAAGGGTGAAGGTATCGCCGGCACGCCATACTATGTGTTTACTGCTCCTGGTACTTTGACCAATACCGGGGTTGATGGCTACCCTAATGGCAGCTTTGCACGCGGTGCACCGGGCAACGCCGGAGGCGGCGGCACGGACAGGCACCCGTCGGCTAACGATGAGAACTCCGGCGGCGGCGGCGGCGCAAACGGTGGCTCAGGGGGTATCGGCGGAATTGGTTGGTGTGCCGCCTTTACTACTACTGCACCCTATTATGGTTGCGGCTATGCGGCGCTTGCTTCTGCCGCCAACCCAGCGGGGAGTACGGGTGGGTTTGGCGGTGGCTCCGTGTCCAGTATCGGGGCGGCTCGTCTGACCTTGGGTGGAGGTGGTGGATCCGGCACCACCAACAACTCGACCGGTAGTCTCGGCGCATTGTCCTCCAGTGGTGCCGCCGGGGGTGGCATCATCATGATCCGAGCCGGTAGTATGACCGGTTCCGCGATATTTAATGCTAGCGGCAGTAATGGCGACAGTACTGTCGGTAATGATGGTAGCGGTGGAGGTGGTGCAGGTGGAATGGTACTGATCAATGCAGCTTCTGGAATTGGGGGCGTGACCATCAACGTAAAAGGCGGTATTGGTGGCTCCAATCTCGTGCCGCCCGGCAGCACCTCGACGCCTCACGGGCCGGGTGGCGGTGGCGGCGGCGGTTACGCCATCACCTCGGCAACGCCGGCAGCATGCAATAACGGGGGAGGGGTTAATGGCGTCACCTATAACAATGGCGCGCTGTTTGGAGCATATGGTGCCATGCCGGGTGGCTCGGGTAGTTGCACTGCCACTCTGACCGCAGCCCAGATTCCGGGTGCGCCAATTGGCCCGGTGTCCCCCTGTTCCGCTATCAGTCACTATGCGATCAGCCCGAATGGCAATGGGGTAACCTGCCAGCCTGAAGCCGTAACGATCACGCCGCATAGCGCGGTACATGCGGCGATGACGGCCACCAACACAACGACCATCTCGTTATCAGCCACCCTCGGCCCTGGCAACGGTGGCGCTGCGGCGAAGGGTAACTGGACAGCGCCGTCTGGGACATTGGGCACGTTCACGGCAGGTGCGGCCGACAGCGGTACGGCGACTTACACTTTCCCCTCGGCGGGGGCTTCTGGCGTGATCCTGAATTACCAGAATACGTGGGGACAAACGGTGAATTTTAATGTGTCCGATGGAACGGCGACGGAGCGTAGCGGGACGGCCAGCGCCGATACGCCTTACGACCCGGATATGAGCTGGACCACGGCCGGATTCCGTTTTGTCGATGCCAGCAATGCAGCCATTGGTGCGCAGACCGCCGGGGTGACCTCGGGAACGTACTATCTGCAACCTGTCCAGTCGAGTTGTGCAACCGCTGGAGCCCCGTGTGCCGGGGTTTGTGCAGATCTGACCAAAAACGGCCCTTTCGCCAACGGCACGACCACCACTATCGACCTTGCCTATGCTTGCACTGACCCGGTAACCTGCAGTTGCACCAGCGCACCGGCAACGTGTGTCTCTAATGCTTTGCCAACGCTGACTGTAACCAATAACGCCAGCAATTATTATGTGCAAGGTAATAGTGGGTCGGTAAGTGGCTATATTCAGGTGCCCTTGAAGTTTGCCACGGCACCGGCTGGGGTTTGTTCCGGCGCAACGCCTTGTGCGGCCGCGCCGTTTACCTTCAATTTCACTGACGTCGGAGAAATCACCCTCAATGCGCGTTACAACGTGGCACCGGGCGGGGGTGGTGCCGGCACTTCAGTGGGCAATCCACTGCAGATGAAGGGTATCAGCGCGCCATTTGTCGTCAAGCCCTATGATTTTTCAATTATTCCTTGCACTTCTGCAACACCTTGCCTTATTGGGCCAGCAGACCCTGGTCTGACAGGTGGTGGCGGTATTTTTATCAAGGCGGGCAACCCATTTAATGCCACCATTACCGCGCGGGGATTTGGCGGAACAGCCACGCCGAATTTCGGCCTGGGGACGGCAAAGGGCACGGAAACAGTGACTCTGACGAGAACGCTGATGGCGCCCGCGGCTGGTTCTTCGGGTACTCTGACAGGCACAGGGGCGACAACACCGCTTTACCGCAGCAGTTTTATTAACGGCGTTGCCTCAGTCAGTAATTTAGCCTGGGATGAAGTGGGCGTGATCACGCTGACGGCAGTAAATTCGACTTTTCTAGGGCAGGTGCTGTCGACTGCAGCCACTAGTGGCAATGTCGGGCGTTTTATCCCCGATCATTTTGGACTCACCGGTTCGGTGGTGACCCGTAGTGACCTCCAGTCCAGCGAGGGGCAGGCAGTGCCTTTTACCTACATGGACGAGCCGATGAAGTTGACGCTTCTGGTCACGGCGTACTCCGCGGGAGATAGCGTAACGCAAAATTATATCGGGAATTTCGCGAAACTCGACGCCGCGGTGTTGGGAACCGGAGGAGACTGGTTCAACACCGGTTGTGCAGCCAGCACTCAGTGCATGGGGCTGGGTGCGGTGAACGGCACGACAGGACTTTCCGGGCGGTTGTCTATCGTTGGCGCTGGTGCTTATGCCGGGGTCGGTGCCCCGACGAGTTCGTGGGCTGCCGGTGTTGGTACCTTCACGGCGCATGTGAAGCTGAATCGCAACTCGACGCCGGACGGCCCCTATCAGCTGCTGAAGTTTGGTGCCATGCCGCGGGACAGCGAGGGCGTAACTTTGCCAGGACCAGCTTCAGCCGATACCCACAAGGTCAATCTTGACGCTACCGCCGGCAACACCCTGGCCAGTAATCCCGATGGCACGAACGAGCGCAAGCTGCTATTTGCCACGGATGTGCGTTTTGGTCGTTTGTGGATGGGCAACGCCTACGGGCCTGAGCAACGCGACCTGAGCATTCCTTTCGAGGCCCAATACTGGAATGGCAACACTTTTATTAAAAATACGGCTGACAGTCTGACCCGTATCGCAAAGGCTAACATCGGGCTAGGTAATCATCAGCCGTCGGGATTCTCGTCGAGCGTCGATTTGACACATATTCCCGCTGGCCCATTCCTGGTCGCCAGTGGTTCGGGATCGCTTACACTCGTCAAACCCAGCGGCTCACCGCTTTCCGGTAGTGTGGACATCGTGTTTGACCTCGGGTCGACAGTGACCACTAACACCAGCTGGGTGTCCTCCCAGCCGCCAACGGCAGGAGCGAATATGGGGTATTTGCGCGGCAAGTGGTCTGGTACGGCCTACGACCGGGATCCGACGTCTCGCGCCACTTTCGGTATATTTGGCAGCAGCTCCAAAAAAGGCCCGATCTATCTTCGGGAGAACTACTAG
- a CDS encoding type II secretion system protein: MIDPKPFPAEHGFTLVEMVMVIVITGILAGMVAVFIKSPVDSYFDSARRAELTDVADTVVRRMARDIRLALPNSVRNPTSGTDQCLEFMPTKIGGRYRVNEEGATGSGDKLDFSVIDASFDMLWLNSTLPAADRIAAGDVVVVYNDGSASGNAYLGANAIQVAGVVEPGGTANTTAITFVGTGTATPFNRKQLPSESPAYRFQVIPANEHVVAYRCSGGVLYRYSRQLTGAWAQPADCPTMAPVAASAILAQNVTSCSLHYEAPGSSTGLSRFGIVSISLEMTQSGESVQLYHQVHVDNTP; encoded by the coding sequence ATGATAGACCCCAAACCATTTCCTGCCGAGCACGGCTTCACCTTGGTCGAGATGGTCATGGTGATTGTAATTACTGGCATCCTTGCCGGCATGGTAGCGGTATTCATCAAAAGCCCCGTGGATAGTTATTTCGATTCCGCCCGCCGGGCAGAGCTTACTGATGTTGCCGATACCGTGGTGCGGCGCATGGCGCGCGATATTCGTCTGGCGCTGCCTAACAGCGTGCGCAATCCCACTAGCGGAACTGACCAGTGTCTCGAATTCATGCCGACCAAGATCGGCGGACGTTACCGTGTGAATGAGGAGGGTGCAACAGGCAGCGGCGACAAGCTGGATTTCAGCGTAATCGATGCAAGTTTTGACATGCTCTGGCTGAATAGTACGCTGCCCGCAGCGGACCGGATTGCCGCCGGCGATGTGGTGGTGGTATACAACGATGGCAGCGCTAGCGGCAATGCCTATCTTGGTGCAAATGCCATCCAGGTGGCCGGCGTCGTCGAGCCAGGTGGCACCGCCAATACCACGGCCATTACCTTCGTCGGCACTGGGACGGCGACACCCTTCAATCGCAAGCAACTACCCAGTGAGTCTCCTGCCTATCGTTTCCAGGTGATCCCTGCCAACGAGCATGTGGTGGCTTATCGTTGCAGCGGTGGCGTGCTTTACCGCTACTCGCGCCAGCTGACTGGTGCCTGGGCGCAACCGGCAGACTGCCCGACTATGGCCCCGGTTGCGGCAAGCGCCATTCTGGCCCAGAACGTCACCTCGTGTAGCCTTCATTACGAAGCGCCTGGATCCAGTACCGGCCTGAGTCGCTTCGGTATTGTTTCCATTTCGCTGGAAATGACGCAGTCCGGCGAGAGTGTGCAGCTGTATCATCAAGTTCATGTGGACAATACGCCATGA
- a CDS encoding type IV pilus modification PilV family protein, translated as MFTDPIRCWRQQRGISLIELIIFIVIVSVSIVGILSVMNVTVKSSADPMVRKQAMAMAEAILEEVLAKDYVNPAGGFAEADFNTCAGRLQYDDVDDYACFDGVPATAVIKGNATLGAGSIASLAAYSATIAVASVTVNAVAMKKITVTVAGSGDTIQLSGYRAGY; from the coding sequence ATGTTTACTGACCCCATCAGGTGTTGGCGGCAGCAACGAGGCATATCGCTTATCGAGCTGATTATTTTTATCGTCATCGTCAGTGTGTCCATTGTGGGCATTCTGTCGGTGATGAATGTAACCGTGAAATCCAGCGCCGACCCCATGGTGCGCAAGCAGGCGATGGCCATGGCCGAGGCGATTCTGGAAGAGGTGCTGGCTAAGGACTATGTCAATCCCGCGGGCGGTTTTGCCGAGGCAGATTTCAATACTTGCGCCGGGCGTTTGCAATATGACGATGTTGATGACTATGCCTGTTTCGATGGCGTACCGGCAACCGCTGTCATCAAGGGCAACGCCACTTTGGGGGCGGGCTCCATCGCATCGCTTGCGGCTTATTCTGCCACGATAGCGGTGGCAAGTGTGACCGTGAACGCCGTTGCCATGAAGAAAATTACAGTAACGGTTGCGGGTAGTGGCGACACCATCCAACTTTCCGGCTATCGGGCTGGTTATTGA
- a CDS encoding GspH/FimT family pseudopilin: MGGFTLVELIVILIIIGVLAVAAIPRFMDQSVFETRGFHDETMSLLRYAQKAAIAQRRSVCVTLNATGVTMMIAGTAPPSTTCNSALAFPSAPRGGTGLSATVGSFTFLASGATDKAANVSISFPDGSGIKVDAVTGYVY; the protein is encoded by the coding sequence GTGGGTGGTTTCACTCTGGTTGAGTTAATTGTTATCCTGATCATTATTGGTGTGCTGGCTGTGGCGGCGATTCCGCGTTTCATGGATCAATCGGTGTTTGAGACGCGAGGTTTTCATGATGAAACCATGTCCCTGCTGCGTTACGCGCAAAAAGCCGCGATTGCCCAGCGGCGCTCGGTCTGTGTAACGCTCAACGCCACGGGGGTGACCATGATGATTGCCGGCACGGCACCCCCTTCCACTACCTGCAACTCGGCGCTTGCCTTTCCTTCCGCGCCACGGGGTGGAACGGGCTTGTCTGCCACGGTTGGCAGTTTTACGTTTCTAGCCTCCGGAGCAACGGATAAGGCAGCGAATGTATCGATTTCCTTTCCTGACGGCAGTGGTATTAAGGTTGATGCGGTGACCGGTTATGTTTACTGA
- a CDS encoding type II secretion system protein, whose amino-acid sequence MKKASGFTLIELVVVIVILGILAATALPKFIDLSTEAKAAALGGVAGGMASAMAINYAGCSAVKNVPAANKCVAVSNCSDTATLMQGGIPSGYTVAAATLTTTNGATANCTVTQTDGSATKTYTGIAAGN is encoded by the coding sequence ATGAAAAAAGCATCGGGTTTTACCTTGATTGAACTGGTGGTGGTGATTGTGATTCTGGGCATTTTGGCGGCGACTGCATTGCCGAAGTTTATTGATCTTTCAACTGAGGCGAAAGCTGCAGCATTAGGTGGAGTGGCAGGAGGGATGGCGTCTGCAATGGCCATCAATTATGCAGGCTGTTCGGCTGTGAAAAACGTACCTGCTGCTAACAAGTGCGTCGCAGTTAGCAACTGCTCTGACACTGCAACTCTCATGCAGGGGGGTATACCGAGCGGCTATACAGTTGCGGCAGCTACCCTTACCACCACCAACGGTGCTACGGCGAACTGTACCGTTACTCAGACGGATGGGAGCGCTACTAAAACCTACACGGGCATTGCCGCCGGTAATTGA
- a CDS encoding type II secretion system protein produces MKQQGFTLIELVVVITILGILAATALPRYVAMQREARIAKAQGLYGAIRSASALAHARCLLDLSGIVAGGTCTTAAGTAAMEGTAVAMINQYPSRSTAPGTGIIQAAQLSASTDGVTISSGVNPTIIQIAGATTAANCQISYTEATAAAGVVTAPAIVIDVTDC; encoded by the coding sequence ATGAAGCAACAAGGTTTTACCTTGATTGAACTGGTGGTGGTGATCACGATACTCGGGATTCTTGCAGCGACAGCTCTGCCTCGTTATGTGGCGATGCAGCGGGAAGCGCGCATTGCCAAAGCCCAGGGGTTGTATGGCGCTATTCGTTCGGCCTCGGCCCTGGCGCACGCCAGGTGCCTGCTGGACTTGTCCGGAATTGTGGCGGGTGGAACCTGTACAACTGCGGCCGGTACTGCTGCCATGGAAGGGACAGCAGTCGCGATGATTAACCAATATCCATCGCGTAGCACGGCTCCTGGCACCGGGATTATTCAGGCCGCGCAACTCTCAGCAAGTACGGATGGCGTGACCATTTCCTCTGGCGTCAACCCAACCATCATTCAGATAGCTGGAGCGACAACTGCGGCGAACTGCCAAATTTCCTATACGGAGGCGACGGCAGCAGCTGGGGTAGTCACTGCACCTGCGATTGTTATTGATGTCACAGATTGCTAA
- a CDS encoding type II secretion system F family protein, translating into MPFFAYKARNVRGELTQGVVESADSSAVADQLVSSGMTPVEITPTAVTAGNSANIWLQQLFAEKVGPMDVQLFSRQLYTLLKAGVPIMRGLAGLQESTTNKAFASVLQDVRESLDSGRELSVSMSRQPQVFSSFYISMVRVGEMTGMLDQVFLRLFDHLEFERETRERVKAALRYPMFVVIAMIAAIVIINLFVIPAFAKVYAGFNAELPFMTQLLIAGSNFTVRFWPLLLLLAISTVAGFRVYIRTVSGKYQWDKFKLRLPIAGKIMLKGTLARFARSFALASKSGVPIVQGLTVVAQVVDNDYIAEHINQMREGIERGESVLRTAVASGVFTPVVLQMIAVGEETGELDDLMQEIAEMYDREVDYEVKTLSSQIEPILIVGLGILVLILALGVFLPIWDLGKAAMHK; encoded by the coding sequence GTGCCTTTCTTTGCATACAAGGCGCGCAACGTTCGCGGCGAGTTGACCCAAGGGGTGGTGGAAAGCGCCGATAGTAGCGCGGTGGCCGACCAACTGGTGAGCAGTGGCATGACTCCAGTCGAAATCACCCCCACAGCGGTCACCGCAGGGAATAGCGCAAACATCTGGTTGCAACAGCTATTCGCTGAGAAGGTGGGGCCGATGGATGTGCAGTTGTTCAGCCGCCAGCTGTATACCCTGCTCAAGGCCGGTGTGCCTATTATGCGCGGCTTGGCGGGGCTGCAGGAGTCCACTACGAACAAGGCGTTCGCCAGTGTGCTGCAGGATGTGCGCGAAAGTCTGGACAGCGGACGCGAACTGAGCGTTTCCATGAGCCGCCAGCCGCAGGTTTTTTCATCGTTCTACATCAGCATGGTACGGGTGGGTGAGATGACCGGCATGCTGGATCAGGTATTCCTGCGGCTGTTCGACCATCTGGAATTCGAGCGTGAAACCCGTGAGCGGGTAAAAGCCGCCTTGCGATACCCGATGTTTGTGGTCATCGCGATGATCGCCGCGATAGTCATAATCAACCTGTTCGTGATTCCTGCTTTCGCCAAAGTGTACGCCGGGTTTAATGCGGAATTGCCGTTCATGACCCAACTGCTGATCGCCGGATCCAATTTCACTGTTCGTTTCTGGCCGTTGCTGCTATTGCTAGCCATTTCCACGGTTGCAGGCTTTAGAGTTTATATTCGCACAGTTTCGGGCAAGTACCAGTGGGACAAGTTCAAGCTGCGTTTGCCTATCGCCGGCAAAATAATGTTGAAGGGTACGCTGGCGCGATTTGCTCGCAGCTTCGCTCTCGCCAGCAAAAGTGGCGTGCCGATTGTGCAAGGACTCACCGTGGTGGCGCAGGTGGTGGACAACGATTACATTGCAGAACATATCAATCAGATGCGCGAAGGCATCGAGCGGGGCGAGAGCGTATTGCGAACGGCAGTTGCTTCCGGCGTGTTTACACCGGTGGTGTTGCAAATGATTGCGGTAGGGGAGGAGACCGGCGAACTGGATGACCTGATGCAGGAAATCGCCGAAATGTATGATCGTGAGGTGGACTATGAGGTCAAAACTTTAAGCTCGCAGATCGAGCCGATTTTGATAGTCGGATTGGGTATATTGGTGTTAATCCTGGCGCTAGGGGTGTTCCTGCCGATATGGGATCTGGGCAAGGCGGCAATGCACAAATAA
- a CDS encoding GspE/PulE family protein → MPRPEKVRLGEILVQQKLISQVQLDAALDQQKRSGRRLGRVFIENGYVTEEQISEALAKQLNIPHINLKYYNVNLEAVGFLPETQARRFRAIVLEQRGDNSLLIGMADPSDLFAYDEIARLVKNDIELAVVNEELLLQTIDRLYRRTEEITGLARELEQDLGDVSVDFGALGVIAGQEDAPVVKLLQSVFDDATQVRASDIHIEPQESKLQIRFRIDGVLHLQTEADIKIASALALRIKLMSGLDISEKRLPQDGRFAIKVKQQQIDVRLSTMPTQYGESVVMRLLNQSGGMLALDHLGMPVGMLERFRSIIRRPNGLVLVTGPTGSGKTTTLYGALAELNSLERKLITVEDPVEYRLPGINQIQVNEKIDLTFSRVLRSTLRQDPDVILVGEMRDQETAQIGLRAAMTGHLVLSTLHTNDAESTPVRLLDMGVPRYMVATSLQVVLAQRLVRVICESCTKPYALRPNEHEFLKFELGEGVDQHAYMHGRGCSRCNGTGYQGRVGVYEMLEMSEPLVDAISHHDPGQFVKSARQQMAGETLRRHAVALVIAGKTSVAEAMRISNQFED, encoded by the coding sequence ATGCCAAGGCCGGAAAAAGTCCGCCTGGGTGAAATCCTGGTGCAGCAGAAACTGATTTCGCAAGTGCAGCTCGACGCTGCGCTCGATCAGCAAAAGCGTTCCGGGCGCAGGCTTGGGCGTGTTTTCATCGAAAACGGCTACGTCACGGAAGAGCAGATTTCCGAAGCGCTGGCGAAGCAGCTCAATATCCCCCATATCAACCTCAAATATTATAACGTTAATCTGGAGGCGGTCGGGTTTCTGCCGGAGACCCAGGCAAGAAGATTCCGTGCCATCGTCCTGGAGCAGCGCGGCGACAACAGCCTACTGATAGGCATGGCGGATCCCAGCGATTTGTTCGCTTACGATGAGATTGCCCGGTTGGTGAAGAATGACATCGAGCTGGCAGTGGTGAACGAAGAACTGCTGCTGCAAACCATCGACCGGCTGTATCGCCGCACCGAGGAAATCACCGGTCTGGCACGCGAACTGGAGCAGGACCTGGGCGATGTGAGCGTAGACTTCGGCGCTCTGGGCGTGATCGCCGGCCAGGAAGACGCGCCGGTGGTGAAGCTGCTGCAGTCGGTATTTGACGATGCCACCCAGGTGCGCGCTTCGGACATCCATATCGAGCCGCAGGAAAGCAAGCTGCAAATTCGTTTCCGCATAGACGGTGTGCTGCACCTGCAAACCGAGGCCGACATCAAGATCGCCTCGGCTCTCGCGCTACGTATCAAGCTCATGTCGGGCCTGGATATTTCTGAAAAACGCTTGCCTCAGGATGGTCGCTTTGCGATTAAGGTCAAGCAGCAACAAATTGATGTGCGCCTTTCAACCATGCCTACCCAGTATGGCGAGTCCGTGGTGATGCGTCTTCTCAACCAGAGCGGCGGCATGCTAGCGCTGGATCACCTCGGCATGCCGGTCGGGATGCTGGAAAGATTCCGCAGCATCATTCGTCGTCCCAACGGTTTGGTGCTGGTCACCGGCCCTACCGGTAGCGGCAAAACCACCACGCTGTACGGTGCTCTGGCTGAACTGAATTCGCTGGAAAGAAAGCTGATCACCGTGGAAGACCCGGTGGAATATCGTCTACCAGGGATCAACCAGATCCAGGTCAACGAAAAAATAGACCTGACTTTTTCCCGTGTCCTGCGCTCGACCTTGCGTCAAGACCCGGATGTCATCCTGGTGGGCGAGATGCGCGATCAGGAAACCGCTCAAATCGGTTTGCGCGCGGCCATGACCGGTCACCTCGTGCTATCCACACTGCATACCAACGATGCCGAAAGCACACCGGTCCGGTTGCTCGACATGGGGGTGCCGCGCTATATGGTGGCGACTTCATTGCAAGTCGTGCTGGCACAGCGCCTGGTTCGTGTGATCTGCGAGAGCTGCACTAAACCTTACGCACTCAGGCCCAATGAGCATGAGTTTCTGAAGTTTGAATTGGGTGAAGGGGTGGATCAGCATGCCTACATGCATGGCCGCGGTTGCTCGCGCTGCAATGGCACCGGTTACCAGGGGCGGGTCGGTGTATATGAAATGCTGGAAATGAGTGAACCCCTTGTTGACGCGATCAGTCACCATGATCCGGGGCAATTCGTCAAATCAGCCCGCCAGCAGATGGCGGGTGAAACGCTTCGGAGGCATGCCGTGGCTCTGGTCATTGCAGGCAAAACCTCGGTGGCCGAGGCGATGCGCATCAGCAATCAGTTCGAGGATTAA
- the trmL gene encoding tRNA (uridine(34)/cytosine(34)/5-carboxymethylaminomethyluridine(34)-2'-O)-methyltransferase TrmL, whose product MFDIVLYQPEIPPNTGNIIRLSANTGCRLHLVKPLGFSLEDKQLQRAGLDYHEYATIKIHENWTECLGQLSGRRMFALTTKGSMRYSEVAFQRDDVFVFGPETRGLPVDVLAQFDESRRIRLPMRAESRSLNLSNSVAVLVFEAWRQIGFEGGA is encoded by the coding sequence ATGTTTGATATTGTCCTGTATCAGCCCGAAATCCCGCCCAACACCGGCAACATCATCCGTCTCAGCGCCAACACCGGTTGTAGACTGCACTTGGTCAAACCGCTCGGATTTTCGCTGGAGGATAAACAGCTACAGCGCGCCGGACTGGACTACCATGAGTACGCCACAATAAAAATCCATGAGAATTGGACGGAGTGTCTGGGGCAGCTCAGCGGGAGGCGAATGTTTGCGCTTACAACGAAGGGGAGTATGAGATACAGCGAGGTCGCTTTTCAGCGCGATGATGTATTCGTATTCGGCCCGGAAACAAGAGGACTACCGGTAGATGTCTTGGCACAGTTCGATGAAAGCCGGCGTATCCGCCTGCCGATGCGGGCGGAAAGCCGCAGCCTGAACCTGTCCAACTCGGTCGCTGTGCTGGTGTTCGAAGCTTGGCGCCAGATCGGGTTCGAAGGCGGAGCGTGA